A genomic segment from Salvia splendens isolate huo1 chromosome 13, SspV2, whole genome shotgun sequence encodes:
- the LOC121760707 gene encoding uncharacterized protein LOC121760707, with amino-acid sequence MSLKRPGDTRWSSHYGTLVNLIHLYSSIVNVLEYVGENGHDDSIRAEADDVLEIINSFEFVFVLHLMKQILGITPELSQVLQKKDQDIVNAMNLVKVAKSRLQIMREKDWDVLLADVSKFCSKYELDVLDMEDEFVARKKGRRRAEKMKNLHYYRVELFCLLLTCKLKS; translated from the coding sequence ATGTCATTGAAACGACCTGGAGATACTCGTTGGAGTTCACATTACGGTACTCTTGTCAACTTGATACATTTATATTCTTCTATTGTTAATGTTCTTGAGTATGTTGGGGAGAATGGTCATGACGATTCAATAAGGGCTGAAGCTGATGATGTGCtagaaattataaatagttttgAGTTTGTCTTTGTGTTACATCTTATGAAGCAAATCTTGGGAATCACACCTGAACTCTCCCAAGTGCTACAAAAGAAAGATCAAGACATTGTTAATGCGATGAATCTTGTCAAGGTAGCAAAATCACGTCTGCAAATAATGAGGGAAAAAGATTGGGATGTATTGCTTGCTGATGTTTCTAAGTTTTGTAGCAAATACGAACTGGATGTGCTTGACATGGAAGATGAGTTTGTAGCTCGAAAAAAAGGAAGACGTAGAGCTGAAAAAATGAAGAATCTCCACTATTATCGAGTTGAGCTCTTTTGTCTGTTATTGACTTGCAAGCTCAAGAGTTGA
- the LOC121763056 gene encoding protein OCTOPUS-like: protein MTIRPDSRSRIRTTRRLSPCYRHPDDPITGICASCLRERLSGLDASAPAPNAASPELRRCRSVASTSRCEASSSGLNEPRRKSCDVVSARGSLSNLFDADDLKSGSGSEAKVESKNLGLLRDACTVIEPRKKNQDRVRVSDGGFGSLNVGCDNRDEEVEEGEFKSMKEYIDLEFGNKSKKTKDLRDIAGNIFGAASVFSKKLRMWRQKNSKIKENKNNAIVAGNDGRNFEENHCEIMGRRSCDIEPRFSVDGGRISFEEPRASWDGYMIARTIPRLAPMFSAVESGILGNASRFENHRLSVDRPMQSIIENESSSGASGSGHSNSDSSSSMRRSSFDRSSSVRSFGKKGISLEDHGVSSPANVKLVITEKELKDWRLSSGKADELEKLGSTPGNVAVVGGGNMNASAKKSVRWRKVCNVLGFRNKNCENVGETLKVDAVRDAAREKQAKEASELLRDVGDWKLARSSSVAASRKSCDGLGSYYARRSVDSAGGFTLSEKGNFKLERNRSTKFPSVDLDNGVTPFYMTPLRSMRNSKSGKFKFQNSHSIAGNLLQLN from the coding sequence ATGACGATCCGACCCGATTCCCGATCTCGGATCCGAACTACCCGCCGCCTCTCCCCCTGCTACCGCCACCCCGACGATCCAATCACCGGCATTTGCGCCTCCTGCCTCCGAGAGCGACTCTCCGGCCTCGACGCCTCCGCCCCCGCCCCCAATGCCGCCTCGCCGGAGCTCCGCCGCTGCAGGTCAGTGGCTTCTACTTCCAGATGCGAAGCATCCTCCAGCGGCCTCAACGAGCCCAGGCGGAAGTCGTGCGACGTCGTTTCGGCTAGGGGATCGCTGTCTAATCTGTTCGATGCGGACGATCTGAAGAGCGGATCGGGGAGTGAGGCGAAGGTTGAATCGAAGAATTTAGGGCTTTTGAGAGACGCTTGCACTGTGATCGAGCCGCGGAAGAAGAATCAGGATAGGGTTAGGGTTTCGGATGGGGGATTTGGGAGTTTGAATGTCGGTTGTGATAATAGGGATGAGGAGGTCGAGGAAGGGGAATTTAAGTCGATGAAAGAGTATATAGATCTCGAATTTGGGAATAAGAGTAAGAAAACTAAGGATTTGAGAGATATTGCTGGGAATATCTTTGGAGCAGCATCGGTGTTCAGTAAGAAACTGCGCATGTGGAGGCAAAAGAATAGCaagataaaagagaataaaaacaATGCTATTGTTGCTGGCAATGATGGACGAAATTTCGAGGAAAATCACTGTGAGATTATGGGGAGAAGATCCTGTGACATTGAACCGAGGTTTTCAGTTGATGGTGGTCGGATTTCGTTCGAGGAGCCGAGAGCTTCGTGGGATGGGTATATGATAGCAAGAACAATCCCGAGGCTGGCTCCAATGTTCTCTGCTGTTGAGAGTGGAATCTTAGGGAATGCTAGCAGGTTTGAGAATCACAGATTGTCGGTTGATAGGCCAATGCAATCAATCATAGAGAATGAGAGTAGTTCTGGAGCTTCGGGTTCTGGCCACTCAAATTCAGATTCCTCCTCATCCATGAGGCGCAGTAGCTTTGATCGGTCTAGCTCTGTTAGGAGCTTCGGAAAGAAAGGGATAAGTTTGGAGGATCATGGAGTGTCCTCCCCTGCAAACGTGAAGTTGGTGATCACGGAGAAGGAGTTAAAAGATTGGCGATTGAGTTCTGGTAAAGCTGATGAACTAGAAAAGCTTGGATCCACGCCAGGAAATGTTGCTGTCGTTGGTGGTGGTAACATGAATGCATCAGCGAAGAAATCTGTTAGGTGGCGTAAAGTCTGCAACGTGCTTGGCTTCAGAAACAAGAATTGCGAGAATGTAGGTGAGACCTTAAAAGTGGATGCAGTCAGGGATGCTGCTCGTGAGAAGCAAGCAAAGGAGGCTAGTGAGCTTCTGAGAGACGTTGGGGATTGGAAGCTGGCACGAAGCAGTAGTGTTGCTGCTTCAAGAAAGTCATGTGATGGCCTGGGATCATATTATGCAAGGAGGAGTGTTGACAGTGCAGGTGGATTCACTCTCAGTGAGAAGGGGAATTTCAAGCTGGAAAGAAACAGGAGCACGAAATTCCCCTCTGTTGATCTTGATAACGGTGTTACACCCTTCTACATGACACCATTGCGCAGCATGAGGAATAGCAAGTCCGGGAAGTTCAAATTCCAGAACTCACACTCCATTGCTGGGAATCTCTTGCAATTAAACTGA
- the LOC121762462 gene encoding AT-rich interactive domain-containing protein 1-like translates to MKLSKTSSNQRFDRKQPIDWLSFITDDHAKLAIPVGPRFQVDIPSWNPPSSKSRITIGDTESNDENKWLDSIIWPPKGGSQNVYHDRVGRGRPQDCLCAFPGSIECVRQHVLAKRFQLKVELGPVFWKWRFDVMGEDISKVWNQEEQRKFNDIVKKNLTSHDTSFVEAASRCLPCHSKGSIISYYLNVYIPRRIGVQTRSSCNIVDTDDDNNNDDEEDNNSNDDDYVNDGEDIMHPKGSLKRLRAGFSSSTRKSMKIVFDLMPVSSFAS, encoded by the coding sequence ATGAAGTTGTCGAAGACCTCAAGTAATCAAAGGTTTGATAGAAAACAACCAATAGACTGGCTCTCCTTCATCACTGATGACCATGCTAAGTTAGCAATTCCGGTTGGACCTCGTTTCCAAGTAGACATTCCATCTTGGAATCCCCCATCCTCGAAGAGTCGCATAACCATTGGTGATACGGAGTCGAATGATGAAAATAAGTGGTTGGACTCGATAATATGGCCGCCGAAAGGAGGAAGCCAAAATGTGTACCATGATAGGGTTGGAAGAGGAAGACCTCAAGATTGTTTATGTGCATTTCCAGGGTCTATAGAGTGTGTTAGACAACACGTGTTAGCCAAAAGGTTCCAATTAAAGGTCGAACTTGGCCCCGTCTTTTGGAAATGGAGGTTTGATGTCATGGGAGAAGATATCTCCAAGGTATGGAATCAGGAGGAACAGAGGAAATTTAATGATATTGTGAAAAAGAATCTTACATCTCATGATACAAGCTTCGTGGAGGCCGCCTCACGATGTTTGCCATGCCATAGCAAAGGAAGCATCATTAGCTACTATTTGAACGTGTACATCCCAAGGCGGATAGGTGTTCAAACTAGGTCGAGTTGCAATATCGTTGACACAGATGATGATAACAACAATGATGATGAGGAAGATAATAATAGCAATGATGATGATTATGTCAATGATGGTGAGGACATCATGCATCCCAAGGGGTCACTTAAGAGGTTACGCGCTGGCTTTTCTTCCTCCACTCGTAAATCCATGAAGATCGTGTTTGACCTCATGCCAGTGAGTTCTTTTGCCTCGTAG